A stretch of Physeter macrocephalus isolate SW-GA chromosome 1, ASM283717v5, whole genome shotgun sequence DNA encodes these proteins:
- the SERPINI2 gene encoding serpin I2 isoform X2, with protein sequence MDKILLWSLLLTFSGSQPSSPLAQRSTEFAVDLYQAVCLSHKNNIIISPFGTTLALGMVQLGAKGITQQQIRQSLKFQETSTGEEFSVLKSFFSAISEKKQEFTFNLANALYLQEGFTVKEQYLHGNKEFFQSAIKLVDFQNAKACAETISTWVESKTDGKIKDIFSGEEFGPLTRLVLVNAIYFKGDWKQKFRKEDTRLMNFTQKYGAAVKIPMMKTLLRTKYGYFSESSMNYQVLELPYKGDEFSLIIILPAEDVNIEEMEKLITAHQILQWFSEMQEEEVEISLPRFKVEQKLDFKEALYSLNITEIFSGGCDLSGITDSSEVYVSQVVQQVFFEINEDGSEAATSTGIHVPVIMSLPRNQFIANHPFLFIMKNNPTDSIVFMGRVTNPDTQKMKGRDLDSL encoded by the exons ATGGATAAGATCTTGTTGTGGAGTCTCCTATTGACTTTTTCTGGAAGTCAACCCTCAAGCCCCTTGGCTCAAAGAAGTACTGAATTTGCAGTGGATCTTTATCAAGCTGTTTGTTTATCCCATAAGAACAACATCATAATTTCCCCTTTTGGAACAACTCTGGCCCTTGGAATGGTACAACTGGGAGCAAAAGGAATAACACAACAGCAGATAAGacaaagtttaaaatttcaagaaaccTCAACTG gaGAAGAATTTTCTGTGCTGAAGTCATTTTTCTCTGCCATctcagagaaaaaacaagaatttACATTTAATCTTGCCAATGCCCTCTACCTTCAAGAAGGATTCACTGTGAAAGAACAGTATCTCCATGGCAACAAGGAATTTTTTCAGAGTGCCATAAAACTGGTGGATTTTCAGAATGCAAAAGCTTGTGCAGAGACAATAAGTACCTGGGTAGAAAGCAAAACAGATG gaaaaattaaagacatattttCAGGGGAAGAATTTGGCCCTCTGACTCGGCTTGTTTTGGTGAACGCTATTTATTTCAAGGGGGATTggaaacagaaatttagaaaagaagacACAAGGCTGATGAATTTCACTCAGAAATATGGTGCAGCAGTCAAAATTCCGATGATGAAGACTCTTCTGAGAACAAAATATG GTTATTTTTCTGAGTCCTCCATGAACTACCAGGTTTTAGAATTACCTTACAAAGGTGATGAGTTTAGTTTAATTATCATACTTCCTGCAGAAGATGtgaacatagaagaaatggaaaagctaaTTACTGCTCATCAAATCCTGCAGTGGTTCTCTGAGATGCAGGAAGAGGAAGTGGAAATAAGCCTCCCTAG atttaaagtagaacaaaaattagACTTCAAAGAAGCTTTGTATTCATTGAATATAACTGAGATATTTAGTGGTGGCTGTGACCTTTCTGGAATAACAG ATTCCTCTGAGGTGTATGTTTCCCAAGTCGTGCAACAAGTTTTCTTTGAGATAAACGAAGATGGCAGTGAAGCTGCAACATCAACTG GCATACACGTCCCTGTGATCATGAGTCTGCCTCGAAACCAATTTATAGCAAACCATCCGTTTCTGTTTATTATGAAGAATAACCCAACAG
- the SERPINI2 gene encoding serpin I2 isoform X1: MLENVVRAVKMDKILLWSLLLTFSGSQPSSPLAQRSTEFAVDLYQAVCLSHKNNIIISPFGTTLALGMVQLGAKGITQQQIRQSLKFQETSTGEEFSVLKSFFSAISEKKQEFTFNLANALYLQEGFTVKEQYLHGNKEFFQSAIKLVDFQNAKACAETISTWVESKTDGKIKDIFSGEEFGPLTRLVLVNAIYFKGDWKQKFRKEDTRLMNFTQKYGAAVKIPMMKTLLRTKYGYFSESSMNYQVLELPYKGDEFSLIIILPAEDVNIEEMEKLITAHQILQWFSEMQEEEVEISLPRFKVEQKLDFKEALYSLNITEIFSGGCDLSGITDSSEVYVSQVVQQVFFEINEDGSEAATSTGIHVPVIMSLPRNQFIANHPFLFIMKNNPTDSIVFMGRVTNPDTQKMKGRDLDSL, translated from the exons GTCAAAATGGATAAGATCTTGTTGTGGAGTCTCCTATTGACTTTTTCTGGAAGTCAACCCTCAAGCCCCTTGGCTCAAAGAAGTACTGAATTTGCAGTGGATCTTTATCAAGCTGTTTGTTTATCCCATAAGAACAACATCATAATTTCCCCTTTTGGAACAACTCTGGCCCTTGGAATGGTACAACTGGGAGCAAAAGGAATAACACAACAGCAGATAAGacaaagtttaaaatttcaagaaaccTCAACTG gaGAAGAATTTTCTGTGCTGAAGTCATTTTTCTCTGCCATctcagagaaaaaacaagaatttACATTTAATCTTGCCAATGCCCTCTACCTTCAAGAAGGATTCACTGTGAAAGAACAGTATCTCCATGGCAACAAGGAATTTTTTCAGAGTGCCATAAAACTGGTGGATTTTCAGAATGCAAAAGCTTGTGCAGAGACAATAAGTACCTGGGTAGAAAGCAAAACAGATG gaaaaattaaagacatattttCAGGGGAAGAATTTGGCCCTCTGACTCGGCTTGTTTTGGTGAACGCTATTTATTTCAAGGGGGATTggaaacagaaatttagaaaagaagacACAAGGCTGATGAATTTCACTCAGAAATATGGTGCAGCAGTCAAAATTCCGATGATGAAGACTCTTCTGAGAACAAAATATG GTTATTTTTCTGAGTCCTCCATGAACTACCAGGTTTTAGAATTACCTTACAAAGGTGATGAGTTTAGTTTAATTATCATACTTCCTGCAGAAGATGtgaacatagaagaaatggaaaagctaaTTACTGCTCATCAAATCCTGCAGTGGTTCTCTGAGATGCAGGAAGAGGAAGTGGAAATAAGCCTCCCTAG atttaaagtagaacaaaaattagACTTCAAAGAAGCTTTGTATTCATTGAATATAACTGAGATATTTAGTGGTGGCTGTGACCTTTCTGGAATAACAG ATTCCTCTGAGGTGTATGTTTCCCAAGTCGTGCAACAAGTTTTCTTTGAGATAAACGAAGATGGCAGTGAAGCTGCAACATCAACTG GCATACACGTCCCTGTGATCATGAGTCTGCCTCGAAACCAATTTATAGCAAACCATCCGTTTCTGTTTATTATGAAGAATAACCCAACAG